The following proteins are encoded in a genomic region of Microbulbifer sp. MKSA007:
- a CDS encoding radical SAM protein — protein sequence MVDLRKGDESLLNTRFHYMARNTIDYWMVADSKKLSEAEVVHSIASAPVTEQTTFQLYLHIPYCAQKCSFCAFSGGNTLDFADAREYIALLIKQLDKILQITPAYGQKRIRSVHIGGGSPDLVRGQIGKLLSHVRGLDGIDDNTEIAIECAPSTTKPDFLDELIAHKVTKLSFGVQSINPQIRANVRLPRSMRKVEELCEYVAGQIPIVNADFITGLPGQTLADVEADLSYALKHPVINAVSTYLLTPGAAPSLVADVKGEKVPHVPTHKEQAVMRLHSYSTLQQAGWVRRGTNTYVDRASVDQTVLDHLPGNECIGAAHYDTFLIAAGAQAIGSAPGVRFENTVDINHWKAAIGNGEFGFNLRKSALHHQKDMSLWTFPLFYQGLKKDRLHAMIEDGDVDASQLSTLQDLIDEALVIESDEDYRLSILGEVFMGHIVRLLKKEEGQKVIDEYIHEGFKIGEAIHSGVINSDNTANNRQNVTERI from the coding sequence ATGGTTGATCTTCGTAAAGGTGATGAAAGTCTTTTAAATACCCGTTTCCACTACATGGCGCGCAACACGATCGATTACTGGATGGTGGCGGACAGCAAAAAGCTGAGTGAAGCGGAGGTCGTGCATTCAATCGCCTCTGCCCCGGTAACGGAGCAGACAACCTTTCAGTTGTACCTTCATATTCCGTACTGCGCACAGAAATGCTCGTTTTGTGCATTCTCTGGTGGCAACACGTTAGATTTTGCTGATGCGCGTGAGTACATCGCGCTTTTGATCAAACAGCTCGATAAGATCCTGCAGATCACACCCGCCTATGGGCAAAAGCGTATTCGGTCCGTCCACATCGGTGGTGGCAGCCCAGATCTTGTGCGCGGCCAGATTGGCAAGCTTCTGTCTCATGTGCGCGGGCTGGACGGGATCGATGACAACACCGAGATCGCCATTGAATGTGCCCCTTCAACAACCAAACCGGACTTTCTGGATGAGCTGATCGCCCACAAGGTGACCAAACTCAGCTTCGGCGTGCAAAGCATCAATCCGCAGATCAGAGCCAACGTGCGATTGCCGCGTTCCATGCGAAAAGTGGAGGAACTCTGCGAGTATGTTGCCGGGCAAATCCCGATTGTGAATGCTGATTTCATCACGGGCCTACCGGGGCAAACACTGGCCGATGTGGAAGCAGATCTCAGTTATGCTCTGAAACACCCGGTTATCAATGCCGTCAGCACCTATCTGCTGACACCGGGGGCTGCCCCTTCTCTGGTGGCTGATGTGAAAGGGGAAAAGGTGCCGCATGTGCCTACGCATAAAGAACAGGCGGTGATGCGGCTACATTCCTACAGCACCCTGCAGCAAGCAGGCTGGGTGCGCCGGGGGACCAACACCTATGTAGACCGGGCCTCGGTTGACCAAACAGTTCTGGATCACCTACCCGGCAATGAATGCATTGGGGCGGCGCACTACGATACCTTCCTAATTGCAGCAGGCGCGCAGGCCATTGGCTCTGCCCCGGGCGTGCGATTTGAGAACACCGTCGATATCAATCACTGGAAGGCTGCCATTGGCAATGGTGAGTTCGGCTTCAACCTGAGAAAGTCGGCATTGCATCACCAGAAGGATATGTCCCTATGGACGTTCCCGTTGTTCTATCAAGGCTTGAAAAAAGACAGGCTTCACGCAATGATCGAAGATGGGGATGTTGATGCATCCCAGCTCTCCACATTGCAGGACCTGATTGATGAAGCTCTGGTTATCGAGAGCGATGAGGACTATCGCCTTTCCATATTAGGGGAGGTGTTCATGGGCCACATCGTTCGGCTTCTTAAGAAAGAAGAAGGCCAAAAAGTCATTGATGAGTACATCCATGAAGGTTTCAAAATTGGTGAGGCGATTCATAGCGGTGTGATCAATTCCGACAACACCGCGAATAACCGTCAGAATGTTACTGAAAGAATTTAA
- a CDS encoding agmatine deiminase family protein → MKKLKSKIKLLGYSLLASASAMLALNTVSYAAGQDLIVIAAPSISDTYDDPEYAELFQGIVDFDIAYANAVYGNDEVRIVVDAQTRPYFAGKVPDEIIINDYLPHIWARDYTVINPSKPVQFRYTPVTFEGNQAVADEMQDGFNAFAEARGLKFGKTKYMLDGGNIVDNHAGRVITTTRFLEDNDLSYEDGKTVLKELLNAKEVAILPPDEEVMAHSDGMVMFAEENTLILNRYDEPMYSEILEELEISFPGIKIVDVDANWDETNLSSACGVNVNATMTSNFIYMPHFGDKNSDKVMKTIQANTSKKVIPVPANSVCKLGGSVRCLTLQLKGKAAQAFLQN, encoded by the coding sequence ATGAAGAAACTCAAATCAAAAATCAAACTGCTCGGGTACTCACTGCTGGCAAGTGCCAGTGCGATGCTGGCGCTGAACACAGTCTCTTACGCGGCAGGGCAAGACCTGATCGTCATTGCAGCACCGTCCATCAGCGACACCTATGATGACCCGGAGTATGCGGAGCTGTTTCAGGGCATCGTGGACTTCGACATTGCCTACGCAAACGCTGTTTATGGAAACGACGAAGTGCGGATCGTCGTGGATGCGCAGACCCGGCCTTACTTTGCGGGCAAGGTGCCGGATGAGATTATCATCAATGACTATCTCCCACACATCTGGGCGCGGGATTACACCGTCATCAATCCAAGTAAACCGGTTCAGTTTCGCTACACACCCGTCACATTTGAAGGCAATCAGGCCGTTGCAGATGAAATGCAGGATGGCTTCAACGCCTTTGCAGAGGCGAGGGGCCTGAAGTTTGGCAAGACAAAATACATGTTGGATGGCGGCAACATCGTCGACAACCACGCAGGCCGCGTGATCACGACCACTCGTTTTCTGGAGGACAACGATCTTTCCTACGAAGACGGCAAGACTGTGTTGAAAGAACTGCTGAATGCGAAGGAAGTCGCGATCCTGCCTCCAGATGAAGAGGTGATGGCCCACAGTGATGGCATGGTGATGTTTGCGGAAGAAAACACCCTCATCCTCAATCGCTATGACGAGCCGATGTACTCTGAGATTTTGGAGGAACTGGAAATCTCATTCCCAGGTATCAAGATCGTAGACGTGGATGCCAACTGGGATGAGACGAACCTTTCCAGCGCATGTGGTGTCAACGTCAACGCAACCATGACCAGCAACTTCATCTACATGCCGCACTTTGGCGACAAAAACAGCGACAAGGTGATGAAGACCATTCAGGCCAACACCAGCAAAAAAGTCATTCCGGTGCCAGCCAATTCCGTCTGCAAACTCGGCGGCTCCGTCCGCTGCCTCACCTTGCAGCTGAAAGGCAAAGCCGCACAGGCATTCTTGCAAAACTGA
- a CDS encoding LysE family translocator, which translates to MSVDQLILYCIAIFSVSIIPGPSMALAFTEGARGGVNGVVPPALGNVTASLGQALIAFFAFRSVVSLEPRVLLTVQAVGALYIAYIGYIFIRHGGSFKLETDGAEKQLSKASEGFQTGFLIAFFNPKAILFFVALFPQFVNSEIATNAGALSSVFLPIGLIALICFMVYGFLGQLSLQVFDESKVFNWIVPGLGGFLVLTATLGLLDALGQLF; encoded by the coding sequence ATGAGTGTCGACCAACTCATCCTGTATTGCATCGCGATTTTTTCTGTCTCGATCATTCCCGGCCCCAGCATGGCTCTTGCTTTTACAGAAGGAGCCCGGGGCGGTGTGAATGGCGTCGTTCCTCCTGCTTTGGGGAATGTCACCGCCTCCCTGGGGCAGGCGCTGATTGCGTTTTTCGCCTTCCGCTCGGTGGTGTCACTTGAACCGCGCGTTCTGCTGACAGTGCAAGCGGTCGGTGCGCTTTATATCGCCTATATCGGATACATCTTCATCCGCCACGGCGGCAGCTTTAAGCTGGAAACGGATGGGGCAGAGAAGCAGCTTTCCAAGGCGAGCGAAGGATTTCAGACCGGTTTTTTAATCGCGTTCTTCAATCCCAAGGCAATCCTGTTCTTTGTGGCGCTGTTCCCGCAGTTCGTGAACAGTGAGATCGCGACCAATGCCGGAGCATTGAGTTCCGTGTTTCTGCCAATCGGGCTGATCGCACTCATCTGCTTTATGGTCTACGGATTTCTGGGGCAGCTGTCCCTTCAGGTTTTCGATGAGAGCAAGGTGTTCAACTGGATCGTGCCGGGGCTCGGTGGGTTTCTGGTGCTCACCGCAACGCTGGGTCTTCTGGATGCACTAGGACAGCTATTCTGA